From Lathamus discolor isolate bLatDis1 chromosome 15, bLatDis1.hap1, whole genome shotgun sequence, a single genomic window includes:
- the MRPL41 gene encoding large ribosomal subunit protein mL41, protein MGLLRELARGLVRGADRMSPFTSKRGPRTHYKGRGARRAGVLTPGKKFIRIPEMVPEFIVPDLAGFKLKPYVSYRAPEGSEPPATAKQLFTELVAPRIEKDVKDGTFDPNNLEKYGFEPTQEGKLFQLFPKNYMR, encoded by the coding sequence atggggctgctgcGGGAGCTGGCCCGCGGGCTGGTGCGGGGCGCGGACCGCATGTCGCCGTTCACCAGCAAGCGCGGGCCCCGCACGCACTACAAGGGCCGCGGCGCCCGGCGGGCCGGGGTGCTCACCCCCGGCAAGAAGTTCATCCGCATCCCGGAGATGGTGCCGGAGTTCATCGTCCCCGACCTCGCCGGCTTCAAGCTCAAGCCGTACGTGTCGTACCGCGCCCCCGAGGGCTCCGAGCCGCCCGCCACGGCCAAGCAGCTCTTCACCGAGCTGGTGGCTCCGCGCATCGAGAAGGACGTGAAGGACGGCACCTTCGACCCCAACAACCTGGAGAAGTACGGCTTCGAGCCCACGCAGGAGGGCaagctcttccagctcttcCCCAAGAACTACATGCGGTAG